AAAGGCAGCAATTAAGGATGAATAGTTGTGACCGTTAGAAAAACCTTGGCCACCATAGGAAATCACATTAAATGCTGGAAAAACTGTCAAAGGCCAACATCCTGTTTGCAACCAGGTTTGAAACAAGCAACCCATCATGTCAAACAGAAAAATGCATGATTTTTTTAACTTTGAGAAATCCATCAAAAATGGTATAAACCCATTAAAAACCTAGTCAATGTGATTTTGTTTTAAAAATCAAGCAGAAAAACTCTTGATTTGAAAAATAAATCACTTGAAAAAATCTCAATCGCCCATGGCCATAACAAAACTCATGTCACAGGGCAAAAACATGAGAAATTGACATGATTTTTTAAGAAAAATtgtccaaaaactcaaaaaatgccCAAGAAATTTGCAGAAATAATGAAGTTGTGATTTTATAAAAAAAACGCAAAAAAACTTCTGCAAAATCCCTGCGAATTTCAGGTGACAATCCCATGGAACTTTTTATAGGAAAAACACTACCCACAAatttataaaaatttcaaaactttaaGAAAGAATACCTAAGATCTAATAACTTGTGACaaaaagaaatgagaaagaatGATTATCAAGATATTTGGTACTCGATGTTCAATATATGATATTCACAAAGGAGTGAAAAACTCCTTAAATAAGAGATTACAAAAGATCTATCTAATAAGGATAAGATCAACAAATAAGAAAAgtagaagacaacaaagagaatAAGGAATATACCTAGTCTATCCTAATGACTTAATTGACCATTATAACTAGATACTACAATATTACTCTAATATCTGAATGTATACGTCTCCTATTTTGGAGAAAAATGTACCAAATTTCTGTAATAAAGAGAGTACTCTTAAAAAAGGTGTCGATCCAATTGACTTACAAAGGAAAGCTTCACTGCTTGCCAACCAAATAAGTTGCAATCTACTTTTGCCTCTTGATTTCATTAAATATATTTTCGAGAAGTGAGGGTCAAGAATTCAAGAGTATATCTTGCGAACGAAGAATTGATATCTTTTCTCCTAAATGGTGCTTCTTTTTTATATTGTTGATGTTAAATGTATCAAGAAAGAGCCAACAAGTCAAAGGAGAAGGTATTTGGTAAAATGGATTGTAGGATAGTACAAGACCCAGCTATGGATGGTCTTCAGTTTACAATATTGTTGATATTGAACCTTACACTTTCTATTTGTAGCCAAATGTTGTCTTCCACCTATAAATGATGTTAGACTGTGTATAATCTTTATATTGGCTTGAGTTTTAAGATATATTTCCTAAATTTGTCAAGCATTGATAATAAATGCTCTAAATGGGCAGTAGTTTTACTTCATTCCTTTCTCGAGTTCAAATGGTACAACTTACTGGAGCCCTTCACCAACTTCTGAAGAATAAGGCCAACAGAAACATGCCATGCTCTATTGTAACTAGGATGGATACTTTAGAGATATTCATCCTGCTGTCAACATGCCTGCTGAGAGATATGAAGAATGCATCATCTAAAGCCTTATTTAAAACCTTTCTTTGGTCATCCATTTATGGATGCTAATGGGCTAATCTTGCTCCTTTGCCTGTGTGCTGGTtaaaaaaggaagaaaaaagagaaagTCTTAAAATCCATGATTTTGCAAAACTAGGTTAATGAAACTTGAAAGAACTGCCTATAATGATAGCCATGAAAAGAGTGCCTAAAATGTTTCTgacataaaaaatcaaaattttcaaacagAGTTCATGAATAAAGCTATAGAAAACTGCAAACTGAGGTAAGCTGTCCCCAAGGAAGAGGAAAATATAAGATAAAATCTTCACACATCCATACTCAAAGGGAGAACCATCCATATAGTAGAACCATCACTAATGAATTTTAAGGCATGATCAAGAAAGTAGCCCAAGATGGAAGAAGTCAATAGAAGCAATCTTGGAATTAATCATAGAAGAAGCTCTCCTATCCATAGTCCTAAAACTCCCATGTTAGAGTGTAAGTGATCCAAAACATGTTGAAATTGATATACTCTCCAAGACTCTCTGAGTTTTTGGCTAGTCTCTATTAGTCTTGAAGAGAATCTCCATGTCTAAGCATGAGATTAGTGTGCTAAAGACGAAGAGAAAACAAATTCCCTCTTATGCACATCAAGACATCGCTCGGAGTAGCCAAGTTGTTATCCAAGATTCAGTATTACTTTTTTTCTAGGTCAGAGTTAAATTGGTGTGTCAGACTTGCCAAGTATGAGTGTCTCATGACTATGCTTCAAAGACTTTATTAATTATCAATCCATTGAAAgattaaattaacaaaataagaCGAGTGTTAAACCTGAACAACACTTGATGAATACCATGAAAACTTTATTTCTTATCAAATGGCCAGTTTTGCAAATTAAAAAAGATAAAGTTGCATGCTGTTTAACCATCTCTAAACATTAGTTGTTTTTATGTAATAAATGCTCGATATTACACTACATGGAAATGTAGCTTTTTCTGTAATTTTGAGGGAAATTCACCCAATTCTATGGATATCTCCCATTTTAAAAGTCGAAAGTATTTTCCAACCAATTATAATTTTGACAAATTCTTGCACTTACATTCCTACAATAATGCGGCTCAGTTTTCCATGGTTACCTGGTCAACCCTATCATAGAGGTCCCCTGGAAGGGTTTGCTGCTCTGATTAGTCTGCTTCAGGCAGTCATATGCAACTACATAAATCTTATGGCACTGTAATATCAATTTACAGACAATCAAGATTATTCTGCAAATATATTTCAATTTTCTTTGGTAACACATGCCTCTCAAATTATCTCTGTACTTACAGCAATACCAAATCTAAAAACCAATGGAGATCTGCTCTAGAATTATCTCAGAAGTACCCCATTGGAGAATTTCAAAGATGCAGATGCATGGGCTTACTAGGTAAAAGTAAAAGCTGTCAAGTATCCATCAAAATCTCGACTTCACTATTTAAGCCATAAATACCCTAATTTCCTGAACAGGCACATCTAACTGGCAAATATTTGTTCACGCGCTTGCAACTCAAATGTTTGGGAATAGAAGAATAATGGCTACTAATATTTGATACCAACCACTACAAATCAGGGCCACATTAATTTAAAATCCCTATCTTTTAAACCTGTAGTTTCATCCTCGAGCAAATCTACATTCAGGTCCTACTGACCATACATGCACATGATGGAATTGGCGGTGCCAGGAGATTATCAAACAGGAAGTACAATGCCTACTAAAACAACGAACAATAATATTATCAATCAACCACTACATATGTGAAAGGAAGGGACCTTAAGGCTCAACATCCAGAGAAAAAATATTGGAAGCACAATAGGTTGCACTGAAATTTTTGAGCCCAGTATTACCTCCGCAGTGTCTTGCCCCTGCTCCATTGTAAACATAACAGTGTTGACATCAACAGCCATGAACTTTGCTTCAATAGATCCCGTCCGCAGCAGTTGAGTCCACTTCTTGGCTATCCCAGTTACTTCTTCCTGCATCAACCCTAAAAGACAACTTAGAGATCTCCAGACAACTACTATAACACTAAACAACCCAATAGAAAGCACTGatgatttttcttaatctcttccTACCCTTAGATATCACATAATTTCCCCATTCTTAACTAACCCCATAAATCAACTAGTTTCCCAAACAGACTGCCGATCCAAATACTCTTCCCAATCCATGTTTGATATGAAATTCATTAACAACCCAAAACCTGAAGCAAAAGCATATCCTTCCCATTTTTTGTCTGCCCTAAAAGCTAATAATCTTGATATTTTTACCTTATAAAATAATTCGTCCAAGAACTAAAATTGAATTCCCTCAACAATGGCTCTCTATACTATGTGTTTATACATATTCATCTAGGATTTCACTAAACGAGAACATAACATCTACATTTCTGCAAATCCTtctagataattttttttttccaattattaGCAGCCCTAACAGATTAATAAATTCCACATTCTGTTTATTATGACTTCTACATCAAAATCAAAGGCCATAAAAGCTGGGCCTAATATCTCGACACAAATAGATCAAatgttaataaataaataaatctgaaAATTACACAGAGCCCAATTGCCAATCTCCAAGCTATGGGCTTCAATTACGCgactagaagaacctattgtacaAATATACAAATCAAGAAATGAAGCCTAGGACATTCTTTGCGTGTATAATATGCATACCTTCATGCGAGGCACATCAAGGCGAAGCTTGACAAAACCAATTGAGGGGCCAGAATGTCTCTTCAACATCTCAGCCTGGATCTGAGAAGGATCCATGCCGTTAAAGTCTGGCGGTGGGTCAAATGGTTGGATTTTTGGCTTGGGTTTCccccattctttccattcttcgTCTTCTTCATCATCTACCACATCGTCTAGCTCGTCTGGAATGTGAACAACCTTCTTGGCCTCTGCAATATTGGCCTTCTGCAGGTTCAGACATAGTAATGATAAGACATACACGATGAGTATACACTTCATCTTTCTTTCCCTGACAGATCAGCGATTTGTCTTCCCCGGCATTTACATGGTGGGTATATAAGATCCAATCAGCTTTGGGGCATCGACTACTACAGGG
This genomic stretch from Cryptomeria japonica chromosome 8, Sugi_1.0, whole genome shotgun sequence harbors:
- the LOC131036901 gene encoding uncharacterized protein LOC131036901 encodes the protein MKCILIVYVLSLLCLNLQKANIAEAKKVVHIPDELDDVVDDEEDEEWKEWGKPKPKIQPFDPPPDFNGMDPSQIQAEMLKRHSGPSIGFVKLRLDVPRMKEEVTGIAKKWTQLLRTGSIEAKFMAVDVNTVMFTMEQGQDTAELKDFVLSQPEAYEFKLGQHAYRRPGDPPLEEVIERLRTNNVEAAEGDPAKQSNPKDEL